From the genome of Candidatus Thorarchaeota archaeon:
CAGCAATTGCTGGTTCGTTCGACACACTCCAGAGAGAGCTGACTGCAGGGGCGTTCCCATTCTTCACATTGGGAGCAATGATCATAATCCTCACAGTCTTGGGCAGAGCACCCTGCGCATGGATATGCCCGATTGGTACCATCCAAGACTTCTGTACGCTTCCAAAACGGACTAAGGTCAGACCCTCTCCGAACACTGAGGCGGAACTCAGACGAGTGAAAGGATACCTCTTCTTCCTCGTCATCTTGTTTGCGATCTGGATGGGGGTGAGCAGAATCACGGGCAATGCTGCAAACCTCGAGAAGATACTTGGTATCTTTGCACAGGCCCCATTCGACCCGTTCAACCCTGCATACATACTCTTCTTCAGGATGACTGAGCTGAACTGGCCCAACAGCGTCAACACCCTCTGGTACCTGATGACCTTTGGTCCCATCGCATGGCTGCAGATCATCTTTGTGTTCTTGGTATTCGCAGTGTCCTTCTGGGTGCCAAGGTGGTTCTGCCGCTGGCTGTGTCCAGCTGGCTGGTTCTATGGGGTCTTCTCAAGAGACTCTCTGATCGGCATAGGACGCAATCCCGCAAGATGTACTCCTGACACCTGCAATGTGTGCGAAGTTGTGTGCCCCATGAACATCAGGATACGAAGGTTCCCCTATCAGCACATGTACTCTCCGGACTGCATCATGTGTCTTGAATGCAAGAGCCACTGCCCCAACAAGGCGATTCAGATAAGGTTCTCATGAGAGATTGTCCATAGCCTTCTCAAACGCCTCGCTAACACGGGCGTACAGCTCCATCAGTGCGATGCCTGCCTCTGTGACTCTGGCACCACCACCACCAGTGAGTCCACCAGTCGTACTGCCACCTCGATGGGTCTCCACAACCCTGGTACCAAGCCGTGCCTCCACATTTCGGATTAGGCCCCATGCGTACCTGTACGACATGCCGAGGCTCTCTGCACTCTTTGCGATGCTTCCGGTCGTCTGAACAGCCCTCAGAAGCTTGAATGTACCAGCTCCGAAGACATATTCGCCGTCCTTCTCAATCCACAACTTCCAGACCGGTTGCAGTCTTCCGAGATCCAATACGAGTACCTGCCAGCAAGACCAGTCAGTGACCCCATCTCATTCTTTCGGGCTTCGTGTCCTCTTTGTAGGCCTTCTTTATCTTCTTGTAGTGGTCCGCACAGAGATACACTCTCCGTGCACGGGGGTCCTTTGTCTTGAGCCCTGAACGAGAGAGGGTCTCACCAATACGCGTTGTTGAAAAAGACTTCTTGGAGGGCTTGTCACAGCCCTGGACGCTGCAGATTTTCTCAGACTTCTCCAAGGTATGCCACTTCATGTGTGGGACTGGGAGCACAATTATAACATTATCTCATCTGGGAGTGAGAACGGGTCCCCTCTCAAAGTCGAAGACAACACGTTCCTCTCCTTGGTAGCTGACGCGGAGTGACGATGAGTCATCCACTGACCCAATACATACTGCACGCATCCCATGCTTGTTGACGCACTTGGTGACCTGTTCAATTCTTCCCTGACTTACCGAGACAAGAAAACCCAAAGACAGGTACATTCGAATCCAGTCAATGAGTGGGATGGGAATCGGTCGGCTTGCATTTACACTGTCAAGGTCGACCAGCCCGCCTACACCTGAGTACTCAAGCATCATGCCGGAAGTCCCTATCAGACCTGCAACTGAGACATCCTTTGATGCACTCAGAAGGTGCGCCTTGGCCAGTGCATTCATGGTGGAGAGGCGGAGACCTATGACATCGGCACTACGACCAGTGACCGAGTCCCAGCCTAAGCGATAGTGGACGCCCCGCTGACCCGCAGGGTCGAAGATCAGGACCAGTGAGTCACCGGGACGGGCGCCGCCTGCGGTGAGCAAGTCCTTCTTGCGAACTCTCCCGGTGGCAGAACCGACCACATATGTCGAGCGGGACTGGGGGTTGGTGTGTCCTCTCACGATGGGTACTCGAAAGGTATGTGATGCCTCGATGAGGCCACGCAGCATCTCCTCTCCAATGGAGGGGGAGGAGTACGACAGAGCAACAGCGAACGAGGTGGGGATGCCACCTGCCGCATAGATGTCCATGACACAAGCGAGGACGACGTTGAAGCCTGCGGCTCGGGGATGTGCGACACAGAGTTCCTCCACAATGGAGTCAGTTGTCAGGAGGACGGTGTCTGCAGAGCCTCCCTCAATGGCCGCCGAGTCCTCGCCTAGAGTGTGCTCGGAGACCCCCGCGTAGGACTCTTTACGAAGACGCCCTATTATGGCTGGGAGGACGTACTTCCGGGTGATTCCATCAAACCTGTGAAGAACACCCACTATCTCGTCAATGTCACTCAACAGCCATCACTTGCCGTTCATCTCTGATTGGACCGTGCTGGACATAGGAGTCATGTCGCCCTCGTGCAACGAGTCTGCGGTCACTCCTGGAGGCCTTATGAGGTGTCGAGCCGACCTCAGGCGCTCCGTTTCCGCAAGGAGACACATAGGCACCACTCAGCGATTTCCAAGACCGTCCGACTATTGGCGCCTGTTGCATACCCGAGTCGTTCACGACCCGAACATCCTAAGGACAGCGGCAATCTGGTCCAGCAAGATGCCAATTCCCAGTAGGGACAGTCCAACCATGAAGAAGATCAGAGCCCGCATCTCAGGACGGACTTCTTCGAACATCTCAGCACATTCTCCGTGTGGAAGCCGATGTGTGAGCCTTATAGAGGTTGCGGACTCTTGCGCGGCACCTGACGCCCCAACAGGTATTCTTCACCAGCAAGACAAATAAGCAGAAACTGCATCCTAGCCGTAATCTCATCTAGCCTGTCTTTCGGTGAGTCTTAAATGTCGAACAAGGCTGAGAATGCAAAAGCCTTCGGTGCTCTACTGGCACAAGCATGGGAGAACACTCCCTCGTTCATCTGCAGCAATGACGACTACATCTATTGCCTGTTTCCAGCGGACAGCACGAAGGAGAAATGGGTGGAAGCATCCATCACATTCCCGGATGGTTCACTGGAGAAGAAGGAGATTGACCCAACGAAGGCGATTGCACTTCTCGTAGAGGAACTTAAGGTCCTGCCAGACTATGGTGCCGACTCGATTGTCAACTCAAAGGCCAAGCTTGACGAGGCAGCAGCCCGTCTTGCCAAACTAGTCTAGTCCAGATGCGAGAGTGACCTGTGGGGTCCACACACACGGCCCGAGTGGCGAGATTGTCTGATGCCAAAACCGAGTGTTCTCTGCCCAGCATGCGGTCTTGAGGTCCCGATGGGCCGTTTCTGCAAGAACTGCGGCAGCCCACTTCCCACCGAACTGCTTCCTGCAGAGGAGACCTCGCAACAGGAACTTGTGGCTGATGGACAGGTGGAACCTGAGCCTTCAGAAGACCAGACGAAAAGTGACCTCGATGAGGTCGCATTGCCGGACTTTGGTGTCCAGATTGACGGCATAGACTCAATGACCCTTGCGCTGCTGCTCTCACGCTCTGAACTTGAGCTGATAGATGCTGAACTTGACCACATGATTGGTGTCATTCAGGCAACCAGACAGGCTCTAAAGCTGACACAGGCCGACAAGGCGGTGCTGACGCGAAGAGCCGAGGAGCTGAAGGAGTCATTTGAGAGCCTAAAGTCGCGCAGAGAGGAACTCGGGAGGGTGTCCGGTGAGGTCATCCTGGAGAGCATACTGAAGGACATCCATTCCCAGCGCAAGAAACTTGAGAAGCTGGAAGCAGCAGCAGAGACTCTGGATGCGTCAGTGGTCCGGGAGCAAAAGACGCAGCTCACTTCGCGGCTGAAAGAACTTGACAGCGACCGCAAGACGGCACTGAAGGTGGCCAAGGGTTGGCTCAAGGCCTTTGAACAACGACTTAAGGAGATGGACCGAGAAATGAGCCGACTAGATGCCAGACACAAGATTGGCGAGGTGGCCGATGACTCATACGAGGAGTTGAGAAGGAGAGGCGACCGGCTGATCAGAGTGGTTCAAGGCGGCCAGAAGCGGCTGGATGAGATGATAAGACAAGCTGAGAAGATATGAACGGAATTGATGGCCGAAAGGAGGCCAGACTACGATGACAGACCTGCCTGACTGTTCTCCCTCATGCAAGAGCTTCAAATGTGAGGCAAGACCGCCTGCACTCAAGGTGGTACAGGAGAGGGGGAAGAAACGACTCTGGTGCGTGATGGTGGACGATACATGCGACGGGGCGTGGTGCCAATACAGCTACTGTGCTGAGAGAAAGATGACACCTGAAGGCAAGTGCAAGCGCAACTCGACAAGATTGGACTTGGAATCAGTGGTCCTACCTGAGGACCTAGAAGACCCGTCGGCAATACCGCGAAAGTACGTGAAGAAGCTCCGCGAGAAGAAGATTACATAGGCACGCGCCAGTCGCTGTGAGAAGCGAGTTGCTCAGAGGGGCTAATCGAACCAGACGTCATACTTGGTTTGCACTTCGATCAGCTGCTGCTCCGTAGGCTTGCACGACAGGAACTAGCGCTCACGCGAGGAGCGGAGTCATCTCATCTATGGCTTGTGCCAGACGAAGGAGTAGTAGGCAATCTCACCAGTCTCTTTGACTGTCGCAACTATGAACTTCTTGCGGACGCTGGTGGCGAGGCGACCAGCTCTCACGATGTCCAGTGGCAAGACACCTCTCTTCTGGGGAATGACGTGGACTAGGAAGGGGGCATGGTCAAGCCCGGGGCCCTTCTCGTAGACTGCAAAGTCAGTCCCGAACTTAAGACCCGGCCGAATCACGTAACCTCTCTCCCTGAGCTCGTTGTAGACTAGTGCCCTGTCCCGAAACTCATCCCATCGTCTAAGACCCAGACTGATGAGTTCCTCTTCGCTCAAGTATCGGTCAACACTAGAGTCATGTACTGCAAGCAGTCCCTTCTTGACAAGGTACACACACTCAAGGAGTGACAGCTCCAAGGGCTTGTCAAAGACGTTTGACTTCGGCTTTCTGATGCCCACCGGCTGACCGAAGTATCCTAGTGCGTACAACCACATGCCCTGACTAGGATTCCAGACGATGGCACGTTCTCCGACCAGCTCTGCTTCGGCTGGTCCCTCTGTGCCGTCGGACATCAATGGACACACTCCGGCAGTCACGTGTTGAGCGTCAGAGAGATGCCACGGATTGTGTTGGCAGCATCCTCACTGAAGTTGGCAATCTCCTCAAGCACGTTGACAAAGTCGCGCATATGAAGGATCTGTTCCAGCGGCACTTTACTCGGGTACAGAAGGGCCCAGACATCCCTCATTACCGCATCTATCGCTTTCTCAGTCCTGCATATGTCGTCAGTCTTGGCAATGGAGGTCTCGATGTTGATTGAGAGGAAACGGATGGCTTCTCTCTGATGGGACACAATCTCAAGAATCATCGTGCTGAGTTCGGACACCTTCTCTCTGAGCTTGCCTTCAGGGCGCCACACATGTGTTATGGCCGCAAGGTGATAGCAGGCTATCTCTGCACCGTCAATCAGCTTGTCGTTGTAGTGTACCAGTCTGAGAAGGTCCTCGCGTTGCATCAGTGTGTTTGCGGAGGCAAGGTTGTTGAGAATGGTCCGTTTGAGTTCGTCGCCCTTGACTTCCATCTCGGTCATCTTCGCCAGGTCTTCTGGACTGACCGTCTTTCCATCGTCCAGCCAATTCGCAATTGCACTGCTTAGCACCTTTATTGCAGACGACGCAATCCTGAAGTGCTCGTCAAGGACCTGCGTCATCTTCGCAAGCTCACTACTGATATATCGCCCATTGTCGAGAACCATTTGCTGCCATCCTCACAGAACGGGACCCTCTAGAACATGTTAAAAAACATTGTCAACGCTCGACAAGAGCGGAGAAATAGAACATGGAACTGTGGCAGCTGCTTGTGGCAGTGATTCAAGGGCTCGTTGAATGGCTCCCCATCAGCAGTGAAGGTCAGGTAGTGCTCTTCTTATACAGCACGGGAGCCGTGAACTACGAGGATGTGATCTCACTAGCAATCTGGCTACACTTGGGAACCACAATGGCCGTTGTGGCTCGCTATCCTCGGGACATTGTGAGTCTGGTGACTTTGAGAGACCGGAGACTACTACGACAACTGCTCATTGCCACCGCTGCCACAGCCGCCGTAGCTATCCCGCTATACTTCACACTCCGAACGGTTGTGACTGCAGCCACAGGAGATTTACTGAACATGTTGGTGGGCGGCTTGTTGATTGTTACCGCGCTCATGTTGTACCTTCCAGGGAAGAGGGGCGTGGACATGACCACTCAGACAAGCGAGCACGAGGCCTCAGACAAGAACATGCTGCTTGCCGGACTGGCGCAGGGCTTCTCCGTGCTACCGGGACTGAGCAGGTCTGGTCTGACCATCTCAGCGCTTCTCATGCAGCGAATCGACAAGAATACTGCGTTCCGACTCAGCTTCATCATGAGCGTGCCTGCAGTACTGGGGATACTCGGTCTAGAGGTGCTGCTCGGACACGGAGTGACCAGCATCTCGCCGCCAGACCTAATGCTCATAATTGCGGTGGTCTTCTTCTTCGGACTACTGTCCATGGAGGCGCTAATTAGACTTGCTGCCCGAGTCAACTTCTGGCGCCTGTGCCTCATACTGGGAGCCATAACTGTCGCCTTTGGACTGCCAGCGCTTCTATAGACACCTC
Proteins encoded in this window:
- a CDS encoding DUF47 family protein; amino-acid sequence: MVLDNGRYISSELAKMTQVLDEHFRIASSAIKVLSSAIANWLDDGKTVSPEDLAKMTEMEVKGDELKRTILNNLASANTLMQREDLLRLVHYNDKLIDGAEIACYHLAAITHVWRPEGKLREKVSELSTMILEIVSHQREAIRFLSINIETSIAKTDDICRTEKAIDAVMRDVWALLYPSKVPLEQILHMRDFVNVLEEIANFSEDAANTIRGISLTLNT
- a CDS encoding 4Fe-4S binding protein, encoding MADDADKLDKTEEERDLEQDEKVKKPTTEPPKETKSRRGNLVGIFFNVRMLRRLVQIFFFVGINAYILASWTGGEALLAFWQAVRTALPTLPIIAPLEAPFAAIAGSFDTLQRELTAGAFPFFTLGAMIIILTVLGRAPCAWICPIGTIQDFCTLPKRTKVRPSPNTEAELRRVKGYLFFLVILFAIWMGVSRITGNAANLEKILGIFAQAPFDPFNPAYILFFRMTELNWPNSVNTLWYLMTFGPIAWLQIIFVFLVFAVSFWVPRWFCRWLCPAGWFYGVFSRDSLIGIGRNPARCTPDTCNVCEVVCPMNIRIRRFPYQHMYSPDCIMCLECKSHCPNKAIQIRFS
- a CDS encoding undecaprenyl-diphosphate phosphatase; protein product: MELWQLLVAVIQGLVEWLPISSEGQVVLFLYSTGAVNYEDVISLAIWLHLGTTMAVVARYPRDIVSLVTLRDRRLLRQLLIATAATAAVAIPLYFTLRTVVTAATGDLLNMLVGGLLIVTALMLYLPGKRGVDMTTQTSEHEASDKNMLLAGLAQGFSVLPGLSRSGLTISALLMQRIDKNTAFRLSFIMSVPAVLGILGLEVLLGHGVTSISPPDLMLIIAVVFFFGLLSMEALIRLAARVNFWRLCLILGAITVAFGLPALL
- the endA gene encoding tRNA-intron lyase — encoded protein: MSDGTEGPAEAELVGERAIVWNPSQGMWLYALGYFGQPVGIRKPKSNVFDKPLELSLLECVYLVKKGLLAVHDSSVDRYLSEEELISLGLRRWDEFRDRALVYNELRERGYVIRPGLKFGTDFAVYEKGPGLDHAPFLVHVIPQKRGVLPLDIVRAGRLATSVRKKFIVATVKETGEIAYYSFVWHKP
- a CDS encoding LysR family transcriptional regulator, producing the protein MDLGRLQPVWKLWIEKDGEYVFGAGTFKLLRAVQTTGSIAKSAESLGMSYRYAWGLIRNVEARLGTRVVETHRGGSTTGGLTGGGGARVTEAGIALMELYARVSEAFEKAMDNLS